Proteins found in one Desertifilum tharense IPPAS B-1220 genomic segment:
- a CDS encoding phycobilisome rod-core linker polypeptide, translating into MSIKASGGSSVARPQLYQTLPVSTIVQAEQQDRFPGRGELNELSNYFSSGLKRLEIAEIITKNSELIVSRAANRIFTGGSPMSYLEKPREQVMVTAAAGAGGDDMRKAVSLGTATYVESSGGFLEGLRNLFSAGSGGPIPTGFRPINVSRYGPSNMQKSLRDMSWFLRYVTYAIVAGDPNIIVVNTRGLREIIENACSSQATIVALQEMKVAAAGYFRQDDEASTIVNQYFDILITEFKAPGPSDKLRQRPSGDQQGLQLPQSYFNAAERRPKYAMKPGLSAFEKQEVVKAAYRQVFERDITRAYSQSISYLESQVKNGDISMKEFIRRLGKSPLYRKQFYEPFINSRALELAFRHILGRGPSSREEVQQYFSIISKGGLSALIDALIDSPEYSDYFGEETVPYLRGLGQEAQECRNWGPQQDLFNYSAPFRKIPQFITTFARYNRPLPDQHPYGSGNDPLEIQFGAIFPKETRNPSASPAPFGKDTRRILIRRGPGIDNQLSNPAARPVAPGSLGPKVFKLDQIPSTIGKTKGASVKFSESSTQAVIRACYLQVFGRDVYEGQRIKVAEIKLENGEITIREFIRMLAKSDLFRKMYWSSLYITKAVEYIHRRLLGRPTYGRAEINKYFDTCAKKGFYALVDDIIDSVEYNEAFGEDTVPYERYLTPAGVSLRTRVGSLRPDAGVPPQKEETPRFVELGQVSEIRTEPDIAFRISQGVSAKRDQRKVFKLRDLNNKTEVETLIRAAYRQVFERDIEPYVVKNEFTVLESKLRNGEINLKEFIEGLGGSELYIREFYTPYPNTKVIELGTKHFLGRAPLDQKEIQKYNQILAASGIRAFVGAMVNSAEYAQAFGEDTVPYYRYNTFPAANFPNSEKLYNRLTKQNRELVVPSFEPVKSRMDSSKLPMTGKAIADLAAQSRQMDMSQPKFIELGRSFNDGRGQSVEVGVGTTRRKPARIHRMTNGANQAETAQTINAIYCQVMDVFSGQVPGEFRRSDLESKLRNGEISVREFVRELASSEIYRKRFYTPYPNTKVIEFLFRHLLGRAPATQAEIRQYNKLLADGGLKAAVVAMVESSEYARFFGEDVVPYKRFPALPAGNYLGSAIADTDLVKQSWSDLSPSTMGGRFSR; encoded by the coding sequence ATGAGTATCAAGGCAAGTGGTGGAAGCTCAGTTGCACGCCCGCAACTCTATCAAACCTTACCAGTCTCAACCATTGTTCAAGCCGAGCAACAAGACCGCTTTCCAGGGCGCGGAGAGTTAAACGAACTGTCTAACTACTTCAGTTCCGGGTTAAAGCGCTTAGAAATCGCTGAAATTATCACCAAAAACTCAGAACTGATCGTCTCGCGTGCGGCCAACCGGATCTTCACGGGGGGTTCTCCCATGTCGTATCTGGAAAAGCCCAGAGAACAGGTGATGGTGACAGCCGCCGCCGGAGCAGGTGGCGACGACATGAGAAAAGCCGTTTCCTTGGGAACCGCCACCTACGTTGAAAGTAGCGGCGGATTTCTCGAAGGACTGCGGAATCTCTTTAGCGCAGGCAGCGGAGGACCCATTCCCACTGGGTTCCGTCCGATCAACGTGTCTCGCTATGGCCCATCCAACATGCAAAAATCGCTGCGGGACATGAGCTGGTTTTTACGCTATGTCACCTATGCGATCGTAGCGGGCGACCCTAACATCATCGTCGTCAACACGCGCGGTCTTAGAGAAATCATTGAAAATGCTTGTTCCTCGCAAGCCACCATCGTTGCCCTTCAAGAAATGAAAGTGGCAGCGGCGGGTTACTTCAGACAAGATGACGAGGCTAGCACCATCGTCAATCAATACTTCGACATTTTAATCACCGAATTTAAAGCTCCGGGTCCCTCGGACAAATTACGGCAGCGCCCGTCTGGGGATCAGCAAGGCTTGCAGTTGCCCCAAAGCTACTTCAACGCCGCAGAACGTCGCCCCAAATATGCGATGAAGCCCGGTTTGTCTGCTTTTGAAAAACAAGAAGTTGTCAAAGCGGCTTATCGCCAAGTTTTTGAACGCGACATTACCCGCGCCTATTCCCAATCGATTTCTTACCTAGAATCTCAGGTGAAAAACGGCGATATCTCCATGAAAGAGTTTATTCGCCGCTTAGGGAAATCGCCCTTATATCGCAAACAATTCTACGAACCCTTCATCAACAGCCGGGCCTTAGAACTCGCCTTCCGTCACATCCTCGGACGCGGCCCCTCTTCGCGAGAAGAAGTTCAACAATACTTCAGCATCATCTCCAAAGGCGGTCTATCTGCCCTGATCGATGCCCTGATCGATTCTCCAGAATACAGCGATTACTTCGGCGAAGAAACCGTTCCCTACCTGCGAGGATTGGGTCAAGAAGCGCAAGAATGCCGCAACTGGGGACCCCAACAAGACCTGTTTAACTACAGCGCTCCTTTCCGGAAGATTCCGCAGTTTATTACAACCTTTGCGCGTTATAACCGTCCTTTACCGGATCAACACCCCTACGGTTCTGGCAACGACCCGCTGGAAATTCAATTTGGGGCAATCTTCCCCAAAGAAACCCGCAACCCCAGCGCCAGCCCTGCGCCGTTTGGTAAAGATACCCGCCGGATTCTGATCCGTCGCGGCCCTGGTATTGACAACCAACTCAGCAACCCGGCGGCTCGTCCGGTTGCGCCCGGTAGCTTAGGCCCCAAAGTGTTTAAGCTCGACCAAATTCCGAGTACCATTGGCAAAACCAAGGGTGCCAGCGTCAAGTTCAGCGAAAGCTCTACCCAAGCGGTGATTCGGGCTTGCTACTTGCAAGTGTTTGGTCGCGATGTTTACGAAGGTCAGCGGATTAAGGTAGCCGAAATTAAGCTGGAAAACGGCGAAATCACCATTCGCGAGTTTATCCGGATGTTGGCGAAATCTGACCTGTTCCGCAAGATGTACTGGTCTTCGCTTTACATTACCAAGGCGGTTGAATATATTCATCGCCGCTTATTGGGTCGTCCAACCTACGGCCGGGCAGAAATTAACAAATACTTCGATACTTGCGCCAAGAAGGGCTTCTACGCCTTAGTAGATGACATTATTGATAGCGTTGAGTATAACGAGGCGTTTGGTGAAGATACCGTTCCTTACGAGCGCTATTTGACTCCGGCGGGTGTTTCGTTACGCACGCGCGTGGGCAGCCTGCGCCCGGATGCTGGGGTACCGCCGCAGAAAGAAGAAACGCCGCGCTTTGTGGAGTTGGGTCAAGTTAGCGAAATTCGGACTGAGCCGGATATTGCTTTCCGGATTAGTCAAGGGGTGAGCGCCAAACGCGATCAGCGTAAGGTGTTCAAACTGCGCGACTTGAATAACAAGACAGAAGTAGAAACCCTGATTCGGGCGGCTTACCGTCAGGTGTTTGAGCGCGATATTGAACCCTACGTGGTTAAGAATGAGTTCACGGTGCTAGAAAGTAAGCTCCGCAATGGGGAAATTAACCTCAAGGAGTTTATTGAAGGCTTAGGCGGTTCTGAGCTTTATATCCGCGAGTTCTACACGCCGTATCCGAATACGAAGGTGATTGAACTGGGGACGAAGCATTTCCTCGGTCGCGCGCCTTTAGATCAGAAGGAAATTCAAAAGTACAACCAAATTCTGGCAGCGAGCGGAATTCGGGCTTTTGTCGGCGCAATGGTCAATAGTGCGGAGTATGCTCAAGCGTTTGGCGAGGATACGGTACCGTACTACCGCTACAATACTTTCCCGGCGGCGAACTTCCCGAATAGTGAAAAACTCTATAACCGCTTGACGAAGCAAAATCGCGAGTTGGTGGTGCCGAGTTTTGAGCCTGTGAAGTCTCGGATGGATAGCTCGAAGCTGCCGATGACGGGCAAGGCGATCGCAGATTTGGCAGCTCAAAGCCGTCAAATGGATATGAGCCAACCGAAGTTTATCGAACTCGGTCGTTCGTTTAATGATGGTCGCGGCCAGTCTGTCGAGGTGGGTGTGGGTACAACCCGCCGCAAACCCGCCCGCATTCACCGGATGACCAATGGGGCGAACCAAGCGGAAACGGCTCAAACCATCAATGCCATTTACTGTCAGGTGATGGATGTCTTTAGCGGTCAAGTGCCGGGAGAATTCCGTCGTTCTGATTTGGAAAGTAAGCTCCGCAATGGCGAAATCTCGGTTCGGGAGTTCGTTCGCGAGTTGGCGAGCAGCGAAATCTACCGCAAGCGTTTCTACACGCCGTACCCCAACACCAAGGTGATTGAATTCTTGTTCAGACACCTGTTGGGCCGCGCTCCGGCGACGCAAGCGGAAATTCGTCAGTACAACAAGCTATTGGCAGATGGCGGTCTGAAGGCTGCTGTGGTGGCAATGGTGGAAAGTTCTGAGTATGCTCGCTTCTTTGGCGAAGATGTGGTGCCTTACAAGCGCTTCCCCGCGTTACCGGCAGGAAACTACCTCGGAAGCGCGATCGCCGATACGGATCTGGTCAAACAATCTTGGTCGGATCTGTCGCCTTCTACGATGGGCGGACGATTCAGCCGTTAA
- a CDS encoding CheR family methyltransferase translates to MAINEEDRLFEALLEYLRQVRGFDFTGYKPSSLKRRIRKQMQVRGLETFGDYLDYLEVHPEEFSALFNTVLINVTGFFRDPEAWKYLDAQIVPAILAQKTPDLPIRVWSAGCASGEEAYTLAMLLAEHLDIEQFRQRVKIYATDVDEEALAQARQASYEAKAVEAIPTALLERYFDVVTGRYVFRADLRRAVIFGRHDLVQDAPISRLDLLVCRNTLMYFNAETQRRILSRFHFALNDSGALFLGKAEMLLTHSSLFTPLSLQHRIFSRVSRINPRDRLLVLAQTGDEEAENRLAINMQLREAAFNSVPVAQIVVDFNGTLVMANSLARSLFRINLQDVGKPLQDLEISYRPVELRSHIEKVYSDRNSVLISSVHYAQPDKLPQFLDVQITPLQTNTNGYIGVSISFIDVTGYHELQAELHRYNQELETANEELQSSNEELETTNEELQSTNEELETTNEELQSTNEELETMNEELQSTNEELQTINDELRIRTVELNQSNAFLNSILGSLRGGVVVIDRQYNVLTWNGEAENLWGLRAEEVQGHSLFSLDIGLPVEHLGEPIRNCLVGSEKYQEAILQATNRRGRAIQCRVSITPLNGHEENQRRGVILLMEEIES, encoded by the coding sequence ATGGCTATTAATGAAGAAGATCGTTTATTTGAAGCCCTTTTAGAATATTTAAGACAGGTACGCGGCTTTGATTTTACAGGCTATAAACCCTCTTCTCTGAAGCGACGCATCCGCAAACAAATGCAGGTTCGCGGTCTAGAAACTTTTGGCGATTATCTAGACTATCTCGAAGTTCATCCAGAAGAGTTTTCAGCTTTATTCAATACGGTTTTAATTAACGTTACGGGTTTCTTTCGAGATCCAGAAGCTTGGAAATATCTCGACGCTCAGATTGTGCCGGCGATTCTGGCGCAAAAAACTCCAGATCTGCCTATTCGCGTCTGGAGTGCTGGATGCGCTTCTGGAGAAGAAGCCTATACCCTAGCGATGTTGCTCGCAGAGCATTTAGATATCGAGCAGTTTCGCCAACGGGTCAAAATTTATGCCACCGATGTTGATGAAGAAGCCCTAGCGCAAGCTCGTCAAGCCAGCTATGAAGCAAAAGCCGTTGAAGCAATTCCAACGGCTTTATTAGAGCGATATTTCGATGTGGTGACAGGGCGCTATGTTTTTCGGGCAGACTTGCGACGGGCTGTGATTTTTGGTCGCCACGACTTGGTTCAAGATGCTCCTATTTCTCGTTTAGATTTGTTAGTTTGCCGCAATACGTTGATGTATTTTAATGCGGAGACGCAAAGACGGATTTTGTCGCGGTTCCATTTTGCTTTAAACGATTCAGGTGCATTGTTTCTGGGCAAGGCTGAGATGTTGTTAACCCATAGCAGCTTATTTACCCCTCTGAGTTTGCAGCATCGGATTTTCTCACGGGTATCGCGGATTAATCCGCGCGATCGCTTGTTGGTTTTGGCCCAAACTGGAGATGAAGAAGCAGAGAATCGATTAGCCATCAATATGCAATTGCGAGAAGCGGCTTTTAATAGCGTGCCGGTTGCTCAAATTGTCGTTGATTTCAATGGCACTTTGGTCATGGCAAACAGTTTAGCAAGGTCTTTATTTAGAATTAACCTACAAGATGTGGGCAAACCTTTACAGGATTTGGAGATTTCTTACCGTCCTGTGGAGTTGCGATCGCACATCGAAAAAGTTTACAGCGATCGCAATTCAGTCCTAATCTCAAGCGTCCACTACGCGCAGCCAGACAAACTCCCCCAGTTTCTGGATGTACAGATTACCCCGCTTCAGACCAACACTAATGGGTATATCGGCGTTAGCATCAGCTTTATTGATGTCACGGGCTATCATGAGTTACAAGCGGAGTTGCACCGCTACAACCAGGAACTCGAAACGGCAAATGAAGAATTGCAATCGAGTAACGAGGAACTTGAAACCACCAATGAAGAACTGCAATCCACCAATGAAGAGTTAGAAACCACCAACGAGGAATTGCAATCCACCAATGAAGAATTGGAAACAATGAATGAGGAATTGCAATCCACCAACGAGGAACTTCAAACCATTAATGACGAACTGCGAATTCGGACTGTTGAGTTAAATCAAAGCAATGCGTTTTTAAATTCAATTCTTGGCAGCTTGCGGGGAGGAGTGGTGGTTATCGATCGTCAATACAATGTTTTGACGTGGAATGGAGAAGCCGAGAACCTTTGGGGACTCCGCGCTGAGGAAGTTCAGGGTCATTCGCTGTTTAGTCTAGATATTGGCTTACCTGTAGAACATTTAGGAGAGCCGATTCGTAATTGTTTAGTTGGAAGCGAAAAATATCAAGAAGCAATTTTACAAGCCACTAACCGCCGGGGACGCGCGATTCAATGTCGAGTCAGCATTACTCCGTTAAATGGTCATGAGGAAAATCAACGACGAGGGGTCATTTTATTAATGGAAGAAATAGAAAGTTGA
- a CDS encoding phycobilisome linker polypeptide: MRMFKVTACVPSQTRIRTQRELQNTYFTKLVPYENWFREQQRIMKMGGKILKVELATGKVGTNTGLL; the protein is encoded by the coding sequence ATGCGGATGTTTAAAGTTACGGCTTGCGTTCCTAGCCAAACTCGTATTCGGACTCAGCGCGAACTCCAAAACACCTACTTCACCAAGCTCGTTCCCTACGAAAACTGGTTCCGCGAGCAGCAACGCATCATGAAGATGGGTGGCAAAATCCTCAAAGTAGAACTCGCTACAGGTAAAGTTGGCACCAATACAGGTTTGCTCTAA
- the apcB gene encoding allophycocyanin subunit beta, whose protein sequence is MQDAITSVINASDVQGKYLDTSSLEKLKGYFKTGELRVRAATTISANAAAIVKEAVAKSLLYSDITRPGGNMYTTRRYAACIRDLDYYLRYSTYAMLAGDPSILDERVLNGLKETYNSLGVPVSATVQAIQAMKEVTASLVGADAGKEMGVYFDYICSGLS, encoded by the coding sequence ATGCAAGACGCAATTACCTCTGTAATCAACGCTTCCGACGTCCAAGGTAAGTACCTGGATACCTCCTCCTTAGAAAAACTCAAAGGCTACTTCAAGACTGGCGAACTGCGCGTTCGTGCAGCAACCACCATCAGCGCTAACGCTGCTGCGATCGTGAAAGAAGCAGTTGCTAAGTCCTTGCTGTACTCGGATATCACCCGTCCCGGTGGTAACATGTACACCACTCGTCGTTATGCTGCTTGCATCCGCGACCTCGACTACTACCTGCGTTATTCCACCTACGCAATGCTCGCTGGCGATCCTTCCATCCTCGACGAGCGCGTTCTCAACGGTTTGAAAGAAACCTACAACTCCTTGGGCGTTCCCGTTTCTGCTACCGTTCAAGCAATCCAAGCTATGAAAGAAGTCACCGCTAGCTTAGTTGGCGCTGACGCTGGCAAAGAAATGGGCGTTTACTTCGACTACATCTGCTCTGGCTTAAGCTAG
- a CDS encoding sulfurtransferase — translation MNTPLIVAPQWVADRLEDPEIIIIDCRFALNDPHLGRQQYLASHLPGAYYLDLNRDMSSPVQQHGGRHPLPDMGELARKLEGLGIKFNQTQVVVYDDSRMAFAARLWWLFRHLGHDRVSLLDGGFSAWQTAGYPVSEEVPEPRLGGSFTPQVQADAVVDIEAVKARKDLPGVVLIDSRERDRYLGEREPIDPVAGHIPGAINYPWQEVTDDRGFVKSQEAQRQRWQDIEADRELIVYCGSGVTACVNLLSLELAGIQGSKLYAGSWSDWCSYA, via the coding sequence ATGAATACTCCTCTAATTGTTGCACCGCAATGGGTGGCTGACCGTCTCGAAGATCCTGAAATCATTATTATTGATTGTCGCTTTGCGTTGAACGATCCGCACTTGGGACGACAGCAGTATCTCGCCAGTCATCTACCAGGTGCGTATTATCTCGATTTAAATCGAGATATGTCGAGTCCGGTACAGCAACATGGGGGACGCCATCCGCTACCGGATATGGGAGAATTAGCCCGCAAGCTAGAAGGGCTAGGCATCAAGTTTAATCAGACTCAAGTCGTGGTTTACGATGACTCTAGAATGGCGTTTGCTGCGCGGTTGTGGTGGTTATTTCGCCATTTGGGTCACGATCGCGTTTCGCTGTTAGATGGGGGCTTCAGCGCTTGGCAAACGGCCGGATATCCGGTGAGTGAGGAGGTACCGGAACCGCGTCTGGGCGGGAGTTTTACGCCCCAAGTGCAGGCTGATGCTGTGGTGGATATTGAGGCGGTTAAGGCGCGAAAAGATTTACCGGGTGTTGTCTTAATTGATTCGCGAGAACGCGATCGCTATTTGGGAGAACGCGAACCGATCGATCCGGTTGCCGGCCATATTCCAGGGGCGATCAATTATCCTTGGCAAGAGGTGACAGACGATCGCGGTTTTGTGAAATCCCAGGAAGCGCAGCGCCAACGCTGGCAAGACATTGAAGCCGATCGAGAACTGATTGTTTACTGCGGTTCGGGGGTAACGGCGTGCGTTAATTTGCTATCGCTAGAACTTGCTGGAATTCAGGGTAGCAAGCTCTATGCTGGAAGTTGGAGCGATTGGTGTTCTTATGCATAA
- a CDS encoding FecR family protein yields the protein MLRKFALLFCLVLFAVLLAPPATAQTPLTRAVVQTVRNQVQLIPRQQTPRPARISEEMRSEDAISTGLASLAELRFNDGSLARVGESAVFRFVPNTRNFRLSNGNLLLLVPPGRGTTQINTPNAAAGIRGSALFVRYVPNSDTTIVAALTNSGIEVANRTRSQRQGIQAGQLALLVRDRLEAVYNFDLNQFYETNELAQDLSLNSRDPQITDDSAIREAIPAGIAAVRAEILAALSQPQPAQTPWIQLADLEQFSGVRSPSS from the coding sequence ATGCTTCGCAAATTCGCTCTTCTCTTCTGCTTGGTCTTGTTTGCAGTTCTGTTAGCGCCTCCTGCCACTGCCCAAACACCGCTGACGCGGGCAGTGGTTCAAACAGTTCGCAACCAAGTCCAATTGATTCCCCGGCAGCAAACCCCGCGCCCTGCCCGAATTTCTGAGGAAATGCGATCGGAAGATGCCATCTCCACAGGACTTGCTTCTCTGGCGGAGTTACGGTTTAATGATGGTTCCCTAGCGCGGGTGGGAGAAAGTGCGGTGTTTCGGTTTGTGCCGAATACGCGCAATTTTCGGTTATCGAATGGCAATCTCTTATTATTAGTCCCCCCAGGGCGGGGAACGACGCAAATTAATACGCCCAATGCGGCGGCGGGAATTCGCGGTTCGGCGCTGTTTGTGCGTTATGTGCCCAATAGCGATACCACCATTGTTGCGGCGCTAACCAATAGCGGGATTGAGGTAGCGAACCGGACGCGATCGCAAAGACAAGGTATCCAAGCCGGACAATTGGCGCTACTGGTGCGCGATCGCCTGGAGGCGGTTTATAATTTTGACCTCAATCAGTTCTATGAAACTAATGAGTTAGCCCAAGACTTAAGTTTAAATAGTCGCGATCCACAAATAACGGATGATAGCGCGATTCGCGAAGCGATCCCTGCGGGAATCGCAGCCGTTAGAGCCGAAATTTTAGCAGCCTTATCCCAACCCCAACCCGCCCAAACCCCTTGGATACAACTGGCCGATCTCGAACAGTTCAGCGGAGTTCGTTCCCCATCCTCTTAA
- the apcA gene encoding allophycocyanin subunit alpha, whose translation MSIVTKSIVNADAEARYLSPGELDRIKTFVTSGERRLRIAQTLTDSRERIVKQAGDQLFQKRPDVVSPGGNAYGEEMTATCLRDLDYYLRLITYGIVAGDVTPIEEIGIVGVREMYKSLGTPIDGVAEGVRAMKNVAASMMSGEDAAEAGSYFDYVIGAMQ comes from the coding sequence ATGAGTATCGTCACGAAGTCAATCGTGAACGCTGATGCTGAGGCTCGCTATCTCAGCCCTGGCGAACTGGATCGGATCAAAACCTTTGTCACCTCTGGCGAACGCCGTCTGCGTATTGCTCAAACCTTAACCGACTCTCGCGAGCGCATCGTTAAGCAAGCTGGCGACCAACTCTTCCAAAAACGCCCTGACGTTGTTTCTCCTGGTGGAAACGCTTACGGCGAAGAAATGACCGCAACCTGCTTGCGCGACCTCGACTACTACCTGCGCCTGATCACCTACGGAATCGTTGCAGGCGATGTCACCCCGATCGAAGAAATCGGTATCGTTGGCGTTCGTGAAATGTACAAGTCTTTGGGAACCCCCATTGACGGCGTTGCTGAAGGCGTTCGCGCAATGAAGAACGTTGCTGCTTCCATGATGTCTGGTGAAGACGCAGCAGAAGCTGGCTCTTACTTCGACTACGTGATCGGTGCAATGCAGTAA
- a CDS encoding ATP-binding protein yields MYTEQFSNQLRKAQNRLQKMQKEAENSSQLNEQLVQEAFGELPNVIEELHVAIEELHQQNEELVEARIAIERERQRYQELFDFAPDPYLVTTIQGRIVEANYSAEKLFNVRRKNLCGKPLSIFIDREGHHDFYLKLVKLKSSPSEADAGNRQVVLQDWETIIKPRNQSSFPATISVSSIYDSQKQLLGWRWLIRDITQRKQAEATNRMLQEAREVNSLKSRILRTVSHEFRTPMNVIYISIQLLERYSNIQNESTNKLFLKMRKAIDHMVNLLEDIMTFSQAEAGKLECNPSMIEVVPFCQNLIDEMSLDNSTKKIVLVEKNQLATGYWDAKLLRQILGNLLSNALKYSPLHSEIILELERQGDRALFHIQDCGIGIPPEDGDRLFEVFYRAGNVGTIPGTGLGLSIVQKAIELQGGAIAFSSEVGVGTTFSVSLPLRSR; encoded by the coding sequence ATGTACACCGAGCAATTTTCAAATCAGCTTAGAAAAGCCCAAAATCGCTTACAAAAAATGCAAAAAGAAGCTGAGAATTCTTCTCAGTTGAACGAACAGTTAGTTCAAGAAGCTTTTGGTGAATTACCAAATGTGATTGAAGAATTGCATGTTGCCATTGAAGAGTTGCATCAACAAAATGAAGAATTAGTAGAAGCTAGAATCGCAATTGAAAGGGAAAGACAGCGCTATCAAGAGCTTTTTGATTTTGCGCCCGATCCGTACTTGGTGACAACTATTCAAGGGAGAATTGTAGAGGCGAATTATAGTGCAGAAAAGCTATTTAATGTTAGACGAAAAAACTTGTGCGGCAAGCCTTTGAGTATATTTATTGATCGGGAAGGTCATCATGATTTTTACCTGAAGCTGGTTAAATTGAAAAGCTCGCCTTCAGAGGCTGATGCAGGGAATCGCCAAGTGGTTTTACAAGATTGGGAAACGATAATTAAGCCTCGAAATCAATCGTCATTTCCTGCAACAATTTCTGTATCTAGTATTTATGATAGTCAAAAGCAATTATTAGGTTGGCGTTGGTTGATTCGGGATATTACCCAACGCAAGCAGGCTGAAGCAACCAACAGAATGTTACAAGAAGCCCGTGAAGTGAATAGTTTAAAATCGCGCATTCTCCGAACGGTGTCTCATGAATTTCGCACGCCGATGAATGTGATTTATATTTCCATTCAGCTATTGGAACGCTACAGCAATATCCAAAATGAGTCCACGAATAAGTTATTCTTGAAAATGCGAAAAGCCATCGATCATATGGTGAATTTGCTAGAAGATATTATGACTTTTAGTCAAGCAGAAGCGGGTAAGTTGGAATGCAACCCTTCGATGATTGAAGTTGTCCCGTTCTGTCAAAATTTGATTGATGAAATGAGCCTGGATAATAGTACCAAGAAGATTGTCCTGGTCGAGAAAAATCAACTAGCAACTGGCTACTGGGATGCCAAGCTTTTAAGACAAATTCTCGGTAATTTACTTTCAAATGCTCTGAAGTATTCGCCGCTGCATAGCGAAATTATTTTAGAGCTAGAGAGACAGGGCGATCGCGCGCTGTTCCATATTCAAGATTGCGGGATCGGCATTCCCCCAGAAGATGGCGATCGCCTTTTTGAGGTCTTCTACCGGGCGGGTAACGTCGGCACCATTCCCGGTACGGGTTTGGGACTCTCCATCGTCCAAAAAGCGATCGAGTTACAAGGAGGCGCGATCGCCTTTAGCAGCGAAGTGGGAGTAGGAACCACCTTCAGCGTCAGTTTACCGTTAAGAAGCCGCTAA
- a CDS encoding FtsW/RodA/SpoVE family cell cycle protein, with translation MDIRSLSPWFDSPSQQWAIEARLLRWLTFLWLFIGLVALFSASYPIAETESGDGLYYVKRQLLSVLFGSVGFTILIRFPLRYALSIANWAVLFLLGLIVATLIPGVGTTINGATRWLFLGSFPLQPSELIKPFLVLQSARLFSQWDRLTVKHRVKWLLIFAAVLVGILLQPNLSTAAFCGMTLFLVALAAGLPYLYLGGTAIAGFLLASLSVTINEYQRRRILSFLNPWADPGQDGYQLIQSLLAIGSGGFWGAGLGMSQQKLFYLPIQYTDFIFAVYAEEFGLVGSWLFMLLLGAYATLGLLVALKARRLIYQLVAIGATTLMVGQALINIGVTTGVLPTTGLPLPLFSYGGNSMIASLLAAGLLIRVARENHEADVVSLEHHRRKTRNSNRPTSPPPQRLRKPQQPRG, from the coding sequence TTGGATATTCGTTCCCTTTCTCCCTGGTTTGATAGTCCTTCCCAACAATGGGCGATTGAAGCTCGCCTTTTGCGGTGGTTAACCTTTCTTTGGTTATTTATTGGACTCGTGGCTTTGTTTTCCGCTTCTTATCCTATTGCGGAAACTGAGTCGGGGGATGGTTTGTATTATGTGAAGCGCCAATTGCTTTCTGTGCTATTTGGCTCGGTGGGATTTACGATTTTAATCCGCTTCCCCTTACGCTATGCCTTGAGTATTGCCAATTGGGCGGTTTTATTTCTGTTAGGCTTAATTGTTGCAACGCTGATTCCTGGGGTAGGAACGACGATTAATGGTGCGACGCGCTGGCTATTTTTAGGATCTTTCCCGCTACAACCCTCGGAACTGATTAAGCCGTTTTTGGTTTTACAAAGCGCTCGTTTGTTTAGTCAGTGGGACCGCCTGACGGTGAAACATCGGGTGAAGTGGCTATTGATTTTTGCGGCTGTTTTGGTGGGAATTCTGCTACAACCCAACTTGAGTACGGCGGCTTTTTGCGGGATGACGCTGTTTTTGGTGGCGTTGGCGGCGGGTTTGCCCTATCTTTATTTGGGAGGAACTGCGATCGCGGGTTTCCTGTTAGCCAGTCTCAGCGTGACCATTAACGAGTACCAACGGCGGCGGATTCTTTCGTTTCTCAACCCCTGGGCCGATCCGGGACAAGATGGCTATCAGTTGATTCAAAGCCTACTGGCGATTGGTTCTGGCGGTTTTTGGGGTGCGGGTTTGGGGATGTCCCAACAGAAGTTATTTTATTTACCGATTCAATATACTGACTTTATTTTTGCTGTCTATGCCGAAGAGTTTGGCTTAGTGGGTAGTTGGCTGTTTATGCTGTTGCTTGGCGCTTATGCCACGTTGGGGTTATTGGTGGCTTTGAAGGCGCGGCGACTGATTTATCAATTGGTGGCTATTGGCGCAACGACTTTAATGGTGGGACAAGCGTTAATTAATATTGGGGTAACGACGGGGGTTTTACCGACCACGGGATTGCCTTTACCCTTATTTAGTTATGGGGGGAACTCGATGATTGCCAGTTTGCTGGCGGCGGGTTTGCTGATTCGCGTGGCGCGGGAGAATCATGAAGCGGATGTGGTTTCTTTAGAACATCATCGCCGCAAAACGCGCAATTCTAATCGTCCGACATCTCCCCCACCCCAACGCCTTCGCAAGCCTCAGCAGCCTAGGGGGTAG